A stretch of Microbacterium sp. 4R-513 DNA encodes these proteins:
- a CDS encoding NAD(P)-dependent alcohol dehydrogenase → MRAVVYDRYGGPDELRLEDVPVPVPRAGQVLVEVVATSINLSDWESLTGRPAYARMGGLTAPRRHVLGSDIAGRVAAVGPGVLAFRVGDEVYGDNLQLMGGFAEYAVAPASALAPKPAGLSFAEASTIPQSGAIALQAVARVKPGERMLINGAGGGSGSFAMQLAKAAGVHVTGVDNAAKLAFVRELGADEVIDYRAQDFTRTGPYDLIVDFVASRSVFAYRRALARGGRYFMVGGTTRTIFRLLTLGTLVGAVTGTRLGLLVVQEGPSHFTPLADRILAGEVSVHIDSVHPLEAVPHALAHHGEGRALGKVVVAVRPE, encoded by the coding sequence GTGAGAGCTGTCGTCTACGACCGGTACGGAGGCCCTGACGAGCTGCGCCTGGAAGACGTCCCGGTTCCCGTGCCCAGGGCCGGTCAGGTGCTGGTAGAAGTCGTCGCGACGTCGATCAACCTGAGCGACTGGGAGAGCCTGACCGGCAGACCGGCCTACGCGCGCATGGGCGGGTTGACCGCGCCTCGCCGGCACGTCCTCGGCTCCGACATCGCCGGGCGCGTCGCCGCCGTCGGGCCTGGAGTGTTGGCCTTCCGCGTCGGCGACGAGGTCTACGGCGACAACCTGCAGCTCATGGGCGGCTTCGCCGAGTACGCCGTAGCCCCCGCCTCCGCGCTCGCGCCGAAGCCCGCGGGACTTTCGTTCGCCGAGGCATCCACGATTCCGCAGTCGGGCGCCATCGCGCTGCAGGCCGTCGCGCGGGTGAAGCCGGGGGAACGGATGCTGATCAACGGCGCCGGCGGTGGTTCCGGGTCGTTCGCGATGCAGCTCGCGAAGGCCGCCGGCGTGCACGTGACGGGCGTCGACAACGCCGCAAAGCTCGCGTTTGTGCGGGAGCTCGGCGCGGACGAGGTCATCGACTATCGCGCTCAGGACTTCACGCGCACCGGCCCGTACGACCTGATCGTCGACTTCGTCGCGAGCAGGTCGGTGTTCGCCTACCGCCGTGCTCTCGCGCGGGGCGGTCGCTACTTCATGGTCGGCGGCACGACCCGCACCATCTTCCGCCTCCTGACCCTCGGAACGCTGGTCGGCGCCGTTACCGGCACACGACTCGGCCTCCTGGTGGTGCAGGAGGGGCCTTCGCACTTCACGCCGCTGGCCGACCGCATTCTCGCCGGCGAGGTCAGCGTTCACATCGACAGCGTTCACCCTCTCGAGGCGGTGCCGCATGCGCTCGCGCACCACGGCGAGGGTCGCGCTCTCGGCAAAGTCGTCGTGGCGGTGCGCCCCGAGTAG